One Peromyscus leucopus breed LL Stock chromosome 4, UCI_PerLeu_2.1, whole genome shotgun sequence genomic region harbors:
- the LOC114683091 gene encoding LOW QUALITY PROTEIN: NUT family member 1 (The sequence of the model RefSeq protein was modified relative to this genomic sequence to represent the inferred CDS: inserted 1 base in 1 codon): MMASDRTSPLPGPDMAMKPGAGLPPFTALPFVPPTPVPPDQPLWEPSPQPPIPPAFSAGNPLLLSAFPSPLLVTGEGGSGPSVAGTGQVIVKVKTEVGPAEPSQTQNRIVTQTALNWITSGVPCGGQEGPPPPRYVTASNVKTILPAVAVGVSQEGLAGLPLQALPPPAAQLAPIVPLEKSWPGTQAAAMEGGPVAARKPSQGDLAYASKGVYENYRRWQRYKVLARTHLSQSPDAEALSCFLIPVLRSLARLKPTMTLEEGLPRALQEWERTSNFDRMIFYEMAEKFMEFEAEEEMQIQNAQLMNGSPGLSPVTPLKLDPGPLVPEACQQPVYIPKKAASKTRAPRRRQRKPQRPPVPEAPKEIPPEAVQEYIDIMEGLLGSHLDTGKAEEEEEQLEDAGMYPDTSLLSYIDELCSQEVFVSKVEAVIHPQFLADLLSQEEQRDPLALIEELEQEEGLTLAQLVQKRLLPXEEEDAQAPPSCSGAQSDSSLSVSDEDEDGGRRPRPSPGLQGAAGTVHIGKSASPGKQAREMYGGQEQALGGPRGIHKDGNTLPSSSSWDLQLELTASQGMQVPLGVERKGSGKVIKQLSAHHDGHLGGTGPFGHYPVADRNLESLPFCWQEGPQPMRASTLDVGLTEPVPLQGLGLEKQALGLQIGQQIQGVGVLTQGRDPSAASQEGSSRATWGDDRGPAVVQSYDQNHAPGAPGNLDRVSLSPGLWLSGDMDAVRLELPLQIERVIDSTQDEACIREDQALNSRNSVSPSPRKTTVLEDVGNIVVPCGGTGSTAVPEKRNSCSLPGSLMASGPALRSKENRELNPETVQDPSDLWAKGHSPLLETLDTSTLGSSTCQGNLLILGTQDASSFPKASCEAESRGNLLFPLLENIEHVDILDVRNDSAPQPGVSKDSCSSNFNSYNLQGEGREDTVISKPTDPVPLQGNQESYTLETTKSTSCQGLGSTSPRRGTRDALVLREISIRETHNSAADRAKGSEKEEEEDEELSNFAYLLASKLSLSSGGLSLSTCHASGGQGIQKTSHASAEVDDLGQPSPPPHTSGKQALVGIPATAVERPQPGAQPGSSGQKPLALGIVQLPQPRKRRRDTFVTSKRKKRRRSQ, from the exons ATGATGGCGTCGGACAGAA CCTCTCCATTACCAGGACCTGATATGGCCATGAAGCCTGGTGCTGGCCTGCCCCCTTTCACTGCGCTACCCTTTGTCCCACCTACTCCTGTCCCACCAGACCAACCCCTCTGGGAGCCATCACCACAGCCTCCCATACCTCCTGCATTCTCTGCAGGCAATCCTCTGCTCCTTTCTGCTTTTCCCAGCCCACTGTTGGTGACAGGAGAAGGAGGCTCTGGCCCCAGTGTGGCTGGAACTGGCCAGGTCATTGTCAAGGTCAAGACAGAAGTGGGGCCAGCTGAGCCCTCTCAAACTCAGAACCGTATAGTCACCCAGACAGCCCTAAACTGGATTACCTCAGGTGTTCCCTGCGGGGGCCAGGAggggcctcctcctcctcggtaTGTGACAGCCTCGAATGTGAAGACCATTCTGCCGGCTGTGGCTGTTGGTGTGAGCCAGGAGGGCCTTGCAGGGCTTCCTTTGCAGGCTCTACCACCACCCGCTGCCCAACTGGCTCCCATTGTGCCCCTGGAAAAGTCTTGGCCAGGAACACAAGCCGCAGCCATGGAAGGAGGTCCGGTGGCTGCCCGGAAGCCCTCCCAAGGTGACCTTGCCTATGCTTCCAAGGGTGTTTATGAGAACTATCGTCGCTGGCAACGCTACAAAGTCTTGGCCCGGACTCACCTATCCCAGAGTCCTGATGCAGAAGCTCTTTCCTGCTTTCTTAT CCCAGTGCTTCGTTCCCTGGCCCGACTGAAGCCTACTATGACCCTGGAGGAGGGACTTCCGAGGGCTCTGCAGGAGTGGGAGCGTACCAGCAACTTTGACCGGATGATCTTTTATGAGATGGCAGAGAA GTTCATGGAGTttgaggcagaggaggagatgcAGATCCAGAACGCACAGCTGATGAATGGCTCCCCGGGTCTGTCCCCTGTGACCCCTTTGAAACTTGACCCAGGGCCCCTGGTCCCTGAGGCTTGCCAGCAGCCAG TGTACATTCCCAAGAAGGCGGCCTCTAAGACACGGGCTCCCCGCCGGCGGCAGCGCAAACCCCAACGGCCTCCGGTTCCTGAGGCACCCAAGGAGATCCCACCAGAAGCTGTGCAAGAATATATAGACATCATGGAAGGGCTTCTGGGGAGCCACTTGGACAccgggaaggcagaggaggaagaggagcagctgGAGGATGCGGGGATGTATCCAGATACAAGTCTGCTGAGCTACATTGACGAACTGTGCTCCCAGGAGGTCTTTGTCTCCAAG GTGGAGGCAGTCATTCACCCTCAGTTTCTGGCAGATCTGCTGTcccaggaggagcagagagaTCCTTTGGCTTTAATTGAGGAACTAGAGCAAGAAGAAGGACTTACTCTTGCCCAG CTGGTCCAGAAACGactcttgc tggaggaggaagATGCGCAGGCACCTCCAAGTTGCAGCGGAGCTCAGTCAGACTCAAGTCTTTCAGTttctgatgaagatgaagatggggGTCGGAGGCCTCGGCCCTCACCTGGGCTTCAGGGGGCTGCGGGCACTGTTCACATTGGAAAATCTGCTTCTCCAGGCAAGCAGGCAAGAGAAATGTATGGTGGGCAGGAACAAGCCCTAGGTGGTCCAAGGGGGATTCACAAGGATGGAAACACTCTGCCATCCTCTAGCAGCTGGGACCTGCAGCTGGAACTCACAGCTTCACAGGGCATGCAAGTACCCTTGGGCGTGGAGAGAAAAGGGTCTGGGAAGGTCATCAAACAGCTATCTGCCCATCATGATGGCCACCTGGGAGGTACTGGGCCCTTTGGGCACTACCCAGTGGCAGATAGGAATTTGGAATCTTTACCTTTTTGCTGGCAAGAAGGTCCCCAGCCCATGAGAGCCTCCACTTTGGATGTTGGACTTACAGAGCCAGTTCCTCTGCAAGGACTTGGGTTAGAAAAGCAGGCCTTGGGGCTGCAGATAGGACAACAGATTCAGGGAGTCGGGGTGCTTACTCAAGGGAGAGACCCTTCAGCAGCATCTCAGGAAGGCTCTTCAAGAGCCACGTGGGGAGATGACAGAGGTCCTGCCGTGGTTCAGAGTTATGATCAGAACCATGCCCCTGGAGCCCCTGGCAacctggacagggtttctctcagcCCTGGATTGTGGCTGAGCGGTGACATGGATGCTGTACGCTTAGAGTTACCCTTACAAATCGAGAGGGTCATAGACAGCACCCAAGATGAGGCATGTATAAGGGAGGACCAGGCACTGAATTCCAGAAACAGTGTTTCTCCAAGTCCTAGGAAAACCACAGTGCTGGAGGATGTGGGGAACATTGTGGTTCCCTGTGGAGGCACAGGTTCGACAGCCGTCCCAGAAAAGAGAAACTCCTGTAGCCTGCCAGGATCTCTGATGGCCAGTGGCCCAGCTTTGAGGTCCAAAGAAAATCGAGAGCTGAACCCTGAGACAGTACAGGATCCCAGTGACCTGTGGGCTAAAGGTCACTCCCCTCTGTTGGAAACACTTGACACCTCCACACTGGGGTCTTCCACATGCCAAGGTAATCTCCTTATTCTTGGGACCCAGGATGCCTCCTCTTTCCCCAAGGCTAGCTgcgaggcagagagcagaggtaATCTACTTTTTCCTCTGTTGGAAAACATAGAACATGTTGACATACTAGATGTTAGAAATGACAGTGCCCCCCAACCAGGGGTCAGCAAGGATTCCTGCTCATCAAATTTTAATTCTTATAACCTTCAAGGAGAGGGCAGAGAAGATACTGTTATCTCCAAACCTACTGACCCTGTTCCTTTACAAGGCAATCAAGAATCTTACACACTCGAGACCACCAAATCAACATCTTGCCAGGGTCTGGGAAGTACTTCCCCTAGACGGGGAACTAGGGATGCTTTAGTTTTGCGAGAAATATCTATTAGAGAAACACACAACTCAGCAGCAGATAGGGCCAAAggaagtgagaaagaggaggaagaagatgaagaactCTCTAACTTTGCCTACCTTTTGGCTTCAAAACTTAGCCTTTCTTCAGGGGGGCTTTCCCTTAGTACTTGTCATGCCTCTGGAGGTCAGGGAATCCAGAAAACATCCCACGCCTCTGCTGAAGTAGATGACCTTGGCCAACCTTCACCCCCTCCCCATACATCTGGGAAGCAAGCCCTAGTTGGGATCCCAGCTACTGCTGTGGAGAGACCCCagccaggagctcagcctggtagttCTGGGCAGAAACCCCTTGCTCTGGGAATAGTGCAGCTCCCACAGCCTCGTAAAAGGCGGCGTGACACTTTCGTCACGAGCAAAAGGAAGAAGCGACGTCGTAGCCAGTAG
- the Nop10 gene encoding H/ACA ribonucleoprotein complex subunit 3, with the protein MFLQYYLNEQGDRVYTLKKFDPTGQQTCSAHPARFSPDDKYSRHRITIKKRFKVLMTQQPRPVL; encoded by the exons ATGTTTCTCCAGTATTACCTCAACGAACAGGGAGATCGCGTCTATACGTTGAAG AAATTTGACCCTACGGGACAACAGACTTGCTCTGCCCATCCTGCTCGGTTCTCCCCTGACGACAAGTACTCAAGACACCGGATCACCATCAAGAAACGCTTCAAGGTGCTTATGACCCAGCAACCGCGCCCAGTTCTCTGA